The Phytohabitans houttuyneae genome has a segment encoding these proteins:
- a CDS encoding STAS domain-containing protein, with the protein MIDDLGAAPTGLIVSAVHGNDGIRLVVAGDVDVISAGQFREYLAGALDLRPAALTVDLGGVRFLDSTGLSALVYAHNRAQDAGISLVVAAPQPQVRRILDVTGLLTVLTEEG; encoded by the coding sequence ATGATCGACGACCTCGGCGCGGCACCGACCGGCCTCATCGTCTCCGCGGTGCACGGAAACGACGGCATCCGGCTCGTGGTCGCGGGCGACGTCGACGTCATCTCGGCCGGACAGTTCCGGGAGTACCTCGCGGGCGCGCTCGACCTGCGTCCCGCCGCGCTCACCGTCGACCTCGGCGGCGTCAGGTTTCTCGACTCGACCGGCCTCAGCGCGCTCGTCTACGCCCACAACCGCGCCCAGGACGCCGGCATCTCGCTCGTGGTCGCCGCCCCGCAGCCGCAGGTGCGCCGGATTCTCGATGTCACCGGTCTGCTGACGGTGCTCACCGAGGAGGGCTGA
- a CDS encoding DUF11 domain-containing protein: MNARTRVLAYAGAAAVGLVAAGALGAPALAAGPTDLSLSLSGTTLAATTSGKVGFATVTNKGAETATGIVITFDLSELDTSVVDLPVPAPDACEQDGSKITCHVVDLKPGENADLSFELIRSGDGTPGELTATVSHEGDDPEAGNDSATATVTISENSGPDLTVVVPDVPLNEEGQTGTVAPGEQTELGYVVANFGDLSVQDLKLTIQLPQHVTFVEQEEGCEYSSDNRTATCGYEITLIPFDEDSGEEGPYSAAGFFNLIKVADDAPAPAVLGGGLVTAEGTAVQQPEVAARRAAPALPEGVEGLSAKDVDESDNSDEFSVHVAKSGGAGGGGELPVTGVQAGLIGGVGLVVVAGGGAMLLMSRRRRVVLAVPDDEKPAV, translated from the coding sequence ATGAACGCTCGTACCCGCGTCCTGGCCTACGCCGGCGCCGCGGCCGTCGGCCTCGTCGCCGCGGGCGCGCTCGGCGCGCCGGCGCTCGCCGCGGGCCCGACCGACCTGTCGCTCTCCCTGAGCGGTACGACGTTGGCCGCCACCACCTCCGGCAAGGTCGGCTTCGCCACCGTCACCAACAAGGGTGCGGAGACCGCGACCGGGATCGTCATCACCTTCGACCTCAGCGAGCTCGACACGAGCGTGGTCGACCTGCCGGTGCCGGCGCCCGACGCCTGCGAGCAGGACGGCAGCAAGATCACTTGCCACGTGGTGGACCTCAAGCCCGGTGAGAACGCCGACCTGTCCTTCGAGCTCATCCGCAGCGGCGACGGCACGCCCGGCGAGCTGACCGCCACCGTCTCGCACGAGGGCGACGACCCGGAGGCCGGCAACGACAGCGCCACCGCCACGGTCACCATCAGCGAGAACAGCGGCCCCGACCTCACCGTCGTGGTGCCGGACGTGCCGCTGAACGAAGAGGGCCAGACCGGCACTGTCGCTCCGGGCGAGCAGACCGAGCTCGGGTACGTGGTGGCGAACTTCGGCGACCTGTCCGTCCAGGATCTCAAGCTGACGATCCAGCTCCCGCAGCACGTGACGTTCGTGGAGCAGGAGGAGGGCTGCGAGTACTCCTCGGACAACCGCACGGCCACCTGCGGCTACGAGATCACGCTGATCCCGTTCGACGAGGACTCCGGCGAGGAGGGACCGTACTCGGCCGCCGGCTTCTTCAACCTGATCAAGGTTGCCGACGACGCTCCCGCCCCGGCCGTGCTCGGCGGCGGCCTGGTAACCGCCGAGGGCACCGCGGTCCAGCAGCCGGAGGTGGCCGCCCGCCGCGCCGCGCCGGCCCTGCCCGAGGGGGTCGAGGGCCTGTCGGCCAAGGACGTCGACGAGAGCGACAACAGCGACGAGTTCTCCGTGCACGTCGCCAAGTCGGGCGGCGCGGGCGGCGGCGGCGAGCTGCCCGTCACCGGCGTCCAGGCCGGCCTGATCGGCGGCGTCGGCCTCGTCGTCGTGGCCGGTGGCGGCGCGATGCTGCTCATGTCCCGCCGGCGGCGCGTCGTGCTCGCCGTCCCGGACGACGAGAAGCCGGCCGTCTGA
- a CDS encoding M14 family zinc carboxypeptidase, which yields MSRYPRALAALLALAVALPATPAAAAPADPPVGATREPGNGPERHETAATDPLSAAGAAARAQGHNQPAKTAGYPRQTKLRVYPEDPTDRSIRLGLMPYHGIAPALNDLQARSDRVSVEVIGQSTLGRDLYLVTVTAPEHAGQSRQQDRWRRLIEDDPRAAARDRQLRAGYKTPVWINGNIHGDEWEGTDGALRVITALATATDTATRRLLERSRLYFTVTNNPDGRVAGTRVNGAGFDINRDHITSSQPESRAVRDVVIATQPVVMLDEHGYTGTTLIEPSTAPHGQNYDYDLYIRHAYPNALGMEAAIAALGHPETAAADIPFRDYAPGDWDDWPPIFTPMYAIYQGAVGHTVEVPMQVNRGAYNSLPVEELRRRSGINTDVAAATIRAAIGYADTHRGALLADQIELFRRGWAGEAQRYVPDGYVPGFGPEDRYTTTFPRAYVIPAGAGQRSPAAAARLVDHLVAHDVRVRRAKAPFRVAGRWHPAGSYVVDMHQPKRGLANAVLEAGRDISSLVPQMYDISGWSHGLLWGATVHTSRWEAPRVPTTAVAVAGPTGGVLAAYGNDLALTLTDGKDVQAVNALLDAGVRLLRQDDGTVVAPASARRTAAAVAERLGVRFTSAGRHPRGEELRKPVLAAAVAADELFVLRELGFDVRPVSTATLNAGPALSGVDVLFVSSGLSYPALDPAARSEVDALLARGGVITRGATGARFNADAGVLPARAVAGRSDANGVVSVTNGGGPAGTGAPPHSFVYAPLWFTDLGAGVAVDQRYAATPLVAGHWIADPEDGTGGPAEAAGQAAVVSGVGPRGTAAVLFGTEPLFRAHPKGLFAQVGRAIFWTAAGSGAGG from the coding sequence GTGTCCCGATACCCCCGCGCCCTCGCCGCCCTCCTCGCCCTCGCCGTCGCGCTGCCCGCGACGCCGGCCGCCGCCGCACCGGCCGACCCACCGGTCGGTGCCACCCGCGAGCCGGGCAACGGGCCCGAGCGCCACGAGACCGCCGCCACCGACCCGCTCTCCGCCGCGGGCGCCGCCGCCCGCGCGCAGGGCCACAACCAGCCGGCGAAGACCGCCGGCTACCCGCGGCAGACAAAGCTCCGGGTGTACCCGGAGGACCCGACCGACCGTTCGATCAGGCTCGGCCTGATGCCGTACCACGGCATCGCGCCCGCCCTCAACGACCTGCAGGCCCGCAGCGACCGCGTCTCCGTCGAAGTCATCGGTCAGTCCACATTGGGCCGCGACCTCTACCTCGTCACCGTGACCGCGCCCGAGCACGCCGGCCAGTCGCGGCAGCAGGACCGGTGGCGGCGGCTCATCGAGGACGACCCGCGGGCCGCAGCGCGGGACCGGCAGCTGCGCGCGGGGTACAAGACGCCGGTGTGGATCAACGGGAACATCCACGGCGACGAGTGGGAGGGCACCGACGGCGCGCTGCGCGTCATCACCGCGCTCGCCACCGCCACGGACACCGCGACGCGGCGGCTGCTGGAGCGCAGCCGGCTCTACTTCACGGTCACCAACAACCCGGACGGGCGGGTCGCCGGCACCCGCGTCAACGGCGCCGGCTTCGACATCAACCGCGACCACATCACGTCCAGCCAGCCCGAGTCGCGGGCGGTACGGGACGTGGTCATCGCCACCCAGCCGGTGGTGATGCTGGACGAGCACGGGTACACCGGCACGACGCTCATCGAGCCGAGCACCGCCCCGCACGGGCAGAACTACGACTACGACCTGTACATCCGCCACGCCTACCCGAACGCGCTCGGCATGGAGGCCGCGATCGCCGCGCTGGGCCACCCGGAGACGGCGGCGGCGGACATCCCGTTCCGCGACTACGCGCCGGGCGACTGGGACGACTGGCCGCCGATCTTCACCCCGATGTACGCGATCTACCAGGGCGCGGTCGGGCACACCGTCGAGGTGCCGATGCAGGTGAACCGCGGCGCGTACAACAGCCTCCCGGTCGAGGAGCTGCGCCGCCGCTCGGGCATCAACACCGACGTGGCGGCGGCGACGATCCGGGCCGCGATCGGCTACGCGGACACCCACCGCGGCGCGCTGCTCGCCGACCAGATCGAGCTGTTCCGGCGCGGCTGGGCGGGCGAGGCGCAGCGGTACGTGCCCGACGGGTACGTGCCCGGCTTCGGGCCGGAGGACCGGTACACGACCACGTTCCCGCGCGCGTACGTGATCCCGGCCGGCGCCGGCCAGCGCTCACCGGCCGCCGCGGCGCGCCTTGTCGACCACCTGGTGGCGCACGACGTGCGGGTGCGGCGGGCGAAGGCACCGTTCCGCGTCGCCGGCCGCTGGCACCCCGCGGGGTCCTATGTGGTCGACATGCACCAGCCCAAGCGCGGCCTCGCCAACGCGGTGCTCGAAGCGGGGCGGGACATCTCGTCGCTGGTCCCGCAGATGTACGACATCTCCGGCTGGAGCCACGGCCTGCTGTGGGGCGCGACCGTCCACACCAGCCGGTGGGAGGCGCCGCGGGTGCCCACCACCGCCGTGGCCGTCGCCGGGCCGACCGGTGGCGTGCTCGCCGCGTACGGAAACGACCTGGCCCTCACCCTCACCGACGGCAAGGACGTCCAGGCGGTCAACGCCCTCCTCGACGCGGGCGTGCGGCTGCTGCGCCAGGACGACGGCACCGTCGTGGCACCGGCCTCCGCCCGCCGCACCGCCGCCGCCGTGGCCGAGCGGCTGGGCGTGCGCTTCACCTCTGCCGGCCGGCACCCGCGCGGCGAGGAGCTGCGCAAGCCGGTGCTCGCGGCCGCGGTCGCCGCGGACGAGCTGTTCGTGCTGCGCGAGCTCGGCTTCGACGTGCGGCCGGTCTCCACGGCCACCCTCAACGCCGGCCCCGCACTGTCCGGTGTGGATGTGCTGTTCGTCTCCTCAGGACTGTCCTATCCGGCCCTCGACCCGGCCGCGCGCTCCGAAGTGGACGCGCTGCTGGCGCGGGGCGGCGTCATCACGCGGGGTGCGACCGGCGCCCGGTTCAACGCCGACGCCGGTGTGCTGCCGGCCCGCGCGGTGGCCGGCCGCTCCGACGCCAACGGGGTCGTCTCGGTCACGAACGGCGGCGGTCCGGCCGGCACCGGCGCGCCGCCGCACTCGTTCGTGTACGCGCCGCTGTGGTTCACCGACCTCGGCGCGGGCGTGGCGGTCGACCAGCGGTACGCCGCCACGCCGCTGGTCGCCGGCCACTGGATCGCCGACCCCGAGGACGGCACCGGCGGGCCGGCCGAGGCGGCGGGCCAGGCGGCCGTGGTCTCCGGCGTCGGCCCGCGCGGCACGGCGGCGGTGCTGTTCGGCACCGAGCCGCTCTTCCGGGCCCACCCGAAGGGCCTGTTCGCCCAGGTCGGCCGCGCCATCTTCTGGACCGCCGCGGGTTCCGGCGCCGGCGGCTAG
- a CDS encoding methyltransferase: MADEETTAWGGELWAAADLVTPMAIRVAATLRLADHIAAGRRTARELAAAVQADEDALDRVLRHLVTARVLTRAEPGAYGLTPLGEQLRDDDPRGLRPWLDLEGAVGRAETSFVQLLHTVRTGEPAFPQQFGRPFWDDLSADPALAASFDALMGGRLGADAPEIATAYPWGTLGHVVDVGGGTGTLLIAILRAHAGLRGTVVDLPGPAARAEAAFASAGLADRATAHAGSFFDPLPAGAGGYVLSGVLHDWDDEGAGRILRRCVEAAPDTGRVLVVEDAIGADRDTPSTEGDLRMLCYVRGRDRTLDELAALAARAGLDAGTVAPAGTRSIIELLPRR, encoded by the coding sequence GTGGCCGACGAGGAGACCACCGCGTGGGGCGGTGAGCTGTGGGCGGCCGCCGACCTGGTGACGCCCATGGCCATCCGGGTGGCGGCCACGCTGCGGCTGGCCGACCACATCGCCGCCGGGCGGCGGACGGCGCGGGAGCTGGCCGCGGCCGTCCAGGCCGACGAGGACGCGCTCGACCGGGTGCTGCGCCACCTGGTGACCGCCCGCGTGCTGACCCGGGCCGAGCCCGGCGCCTACGGCCTCACGCCGCTGGGTGAGCAGCTGCGCGACGACGATCCCCGCGGCCTGCGACCCTGGCTCGACCTGGAGGGGGCGGTGGGCCGGGCGGAGACCTCGTTCGTCCAGCTGCTGCACACCGTGCGCACCGGCGAGCCGGCGTTCCCCCAGCAGTTCGGCCGCCCGTTCTGGGACGACCTGTCCGCCGACCCGGCGCTGGCCGCCTCGTTCGACGCGCTGATGGGCGGCCGCCTGGGCGCGGACGCGCCCGAGATAGCCACCGCCTACCCGTGGGGCACGCTCGGCCACGTCGTCGACGTCGGCGGCGGCACCGGGACGCTGCTGATCGCCATCCTGCGCGCCCACGCCGGCCTGCGCGGCACGGTCGTCGACCTGCCCGGCCCGGCGGCCCGCGCCGAGGCGGCGTTCGCGTCCGCCGGCCTCGCCGACCGCGCCACCGCGCACGCCGGCAGCTTCTTCGACCCGCTGCCCGCCGGCGCCGGCGGCTACGTGCTCTCCGGCGTCCTGCACGACTGGGACGACGAGGGTGCCGGCCGCATCCTCCGCCGCTGCGTCGAGGCCGCCCCGGACACCGGCCGCGTGCTCGTGGTGGAGGACGCGATCGGCGCCGACCGCGACACCCCGTCGACGGAGGGCGACCTGCGCATGCTCTGCTACGTGCGCGGCCGCGACCGCACCCTCGACGAGCTGGCCGCGCTCGCCGCGCGGGCGGGCCTCGACGCCGGCACGGTCGCCCCCGCCGGCACCCGCTCGATCATCGAGCTCCTCCCCCGCCGCTGA
- a CDS encoding winged helix-turn-helix domain-containing protein, giving the protein MSVIAIPQRRYPQQLTGPGRAPRRPANTPELTVTFTVPLAGESMSPHAFRLLEVVRDLVERGEGQITIVPTPAPAPAPLVPPEPIVLPAAEDHRGLRVCRDARTVTLDRRPLELTRLEFDLLVFLAENPRRVFTRLQLLGAVWGYEHAVARTVDVHVRRLRAKIGDTVPLVTTVYGVGYRLADDADVELIDG; this is encoded by the coding sequence ATGAGCGTCATCGCGATCCCGCAGCGCCGCTACCCGCAGCAGCTCACCGGCCCTGGCCGGGCGCCCCGGCGCCCCGCGAACACGCCGGAGCTCACCGTGACGTTCACGGTGCCGCTGGCCGGCGAGTCGATGAGCCCGCACGCGTTCCGCCTCCTAGAGGTGGTCCGCGACCTCGTCGAGCGCGGCGAGGGCCAGATCACGATCGTCCCCACGCCGGCCCCGGCGCCGGCGCCGCTGGTGCCGCCCGAGCCGATCGTGCTGCCCGCGGCCGAGGACCACCGCGGCCTGCGCGTCTGCCGCGACGCCCGGACCGTGACGCTCGACAGGCGCCCGCTCGAGCTGACCCGCCTGGAGTTCGACCTGCTCGTCTTCCTGGCCGAAAACCCGCGGCGCGTCTTCACCCGGCTCCAGTTGCTCGGCGCCGTCTGGGGCTACGAGCACGCGGTCGCCCGCACGGTCGACGTCCACGTGCGCCGCCTGCGCGCGAAGATCGGCGACACCGTGCCCCTCGTCACCACCGTCTACGGCGTCGGCTACCGCCTCGCCGACGACGCCGACGTGGAGCTCATCGACGGCTAG
- a CDS encoding rhodanese-like domain-containing protein: MGAPAGSRGIDEILAEARSRLRRLEPEEAHLAYRRGAHLVDIRPAAQRAANGEIPGALIVERNVLEWRFDPRSDARLPIAGRYDLPVIVFCQEGYTSSLAAAALQDLGLHRATDVAGGFAAWRLAGLPAFGPADVYAYLQSVAPGDPRLRPAT; this comes from the coding sequence ATCGGCGCGCCCGCGGGCTCGCGCGGCATCGACGAGATCCTGGCCGAGGCGCGGTCCCGGCTGCGCCGGCTGGAGCCGGAGGAGGCCCACCTCGCGTACCGGCGCGGCGCCCACCTCGTCGACATCCGCCCGGCCGCCCAGCGCGCCGCCAACGGCGAGATTCCCGGCGCGCTGATCGTCGAGCGCAACGTCCTCGAGTGGCGCTTCGACCCGCGCAGCGACGCGCGGCTGCCGATCGCCGGCCGGTACGACCTGCCGGTGATCGTCTTCTGCCAGGAGGGCTACACCTCCTCCCTCGCGGCCGCCGCCCTCCAGGACCTGGGGCTGCACCGCGCCACCGACGTGGCGGGCGGCTTCGCCGCCTGGCGCCTGGCCGGGCTGCCCGCCTTCGGCCCGGCGGACGTCTACGCCTACCTGCAGTCAGTCGCGCCGGGTGACCCCCGGTTACGGCCGGCCACCTGA
- a CDS encoding cysteine dioxygenase, protein MTLFSDLLAAARRWASDPGSWPIQPQYDTAERWYARLAETPEHEVWLLTWLPGQETDWHDHGGSAGAFTVVSGALVERTVSGGRVRHTDLPAGSGRRFGAHHVHSVANRGAVPAISIHVYAPALRSMTRYRLLDGKLRVAEVERAGVSW, encoded by the coding sequence ATGACGTTGTTCTCGGACTTGCTCGCCGCGGCGCGGCGGTGGGCGTCTGACCCCGGCTCATGGCCGATCCAGCCCCAGTACGACACCGCCGAGCGGTGGTACGCGAGGCTCGCCGAGACGCCCGAGCACGAGGTCTGGCTGCTGACCTGGCTGCCCGGGCAGGAGACCGACTGGCACGACCACGGCGGTTCGGCCGGGGCGTTCACGGTGGTCTCCGGCGCCCTCGTGGAGCGGACGGTGAGCGGCGGGCGGGTGCGGCACACGGACCTGCCCGCCGGCTCCGGCCGCCGCTTCGGCGCCCACCACGTGCACAGCGTGGCCAACCGCGGCGCGGTACCGGCGATCAGCATCCACGTGTACGCGCCGGCGCTTCGCTCGATGACCCGGTACCGCCTGCTGGACGGCAAGCTGCGGGTGGCCGAGGTGGAGCGGGCGGGGGTCTCGTGGTGA
- a CDS encoding ABC transporter substrate-binding protein translates to MRKMIGGALAGVLALAACGTADEPETPSGGSGGTTAVKLQLQWFVQAQFAGYIAAVDKGFYREQGLDVQILEGGVDIVPQTVLAQGQADFAVAWVPKALASREQGAGITEIAQVFQRSGTYQVSFADSGIKAPADLKGKKVGNWGFGNEFELFAAMTKAGLDPGKDVTLVQQQFDMQALLRRDIDAAQAMSYNEYAQLLEAKNPKTGALYQPSDFTVLNWNDVGTAMLQDAVWANSEKLGDAAFQDTAVKFLTGSLKGWAYCRDNAQECRDLVVKRGSKLGASHQLWQMNEVNKLVWPSPNGVGMLDEAEWRKTVDLALTTKNQDGQTVITKQPEDTAYTNEYVQKALDALKGAGVDVNGTSFQPTTVELKEGGA, encoded by the coding sequence ATGAGAAAGATGATTGGCGGGGCGCTCGCGGGCGTCCTCGCGCTTGCCGCGTGCGGCACGGCGGACGAGCCGGAGACCCCGAGCGGGGGCAGCGGCGGCACCACCGCGGTGAAGCTGCAGCTGCAGTGGTTCGTGCAGGCCCAGTTCGCCGGGTACATCGCCGCGGTGGACAAGGGCTTCTACCGCGAGCAGGGCCTGGACGTGCAGATCCTGGAGGGCGGCGTCGACATCGTGCCGCAGACCGTCCTCGCGCAGGGCCAGGCCGACTTCGCGGTCGCGTGGGTGCCCAAGGCGCTCGCCTCGCGCGAGCAGGGTGCCGGGATCACCGAGATCGCCCAGGTGTTCCAGCGTTCCGGCACGTACCAGGTGTCGTTCGCGGACAGCGGCATCAAGGCGCCCGCGGACCTGAAGGGCAAGAAGGTCGGCAACTGGGGCTTCGGCAACGAGTTCGAGCTCTTCGCCGCGATGACCAAGGCCGGGCTCGACCCGGGCAAGGACGTCACGCTGGTGCAGCAGCAGTTCGACATGCAGGCGCTGCTGCGGCGGGACATCGACGCGGCGCAGGCGATGAGCTACAACGAGTACGCGCAGCTGCTGGAGGCGAAGAACCCGAAGACCGGCGCGCTGTACCAGCCGTCCGACTTCACGGTCCTCAACTGGAACGACGTCGGCACCGCCATGCTCCAGGACGCGGTGTGGGCCAACAGCGAGAAGCTCGGTGACGCCGCCTTCCAGGACACGGCGGTCAAGTTCCTGACCGGGTCGCTCAAGGGCTGGGCGTACTGCCGGGACAACGCGCAGGAGTGCCGCGACCTGGTGGTCAAGCGCGGCTCCAAGCTCGGCGCCAGCCACCAGCTGTGGCAGATGAACGAGGTCAACAAGCTCGTCTGGCCCTCGCCGAACGGGGTCGGCATGCTCGACGAGGCCGAGTGGCGGAAGACGGTCGACCTCGCGCTCACCACCAAGAACCAGGACGGGCAGACGGTCATCACCAAGCAGCCGGAGGATACGGCGTACACGAACGAGTACGTCCAGAAGGCGCTCGACGCGCTCAAGGGCGCGGGCGTGGACGTCAACGGCACCTCGTTCCAGCCGACGACGGTGGAGCTGAAGGAGGGCGGCGCGTAA
- a CDS encoding ABC transporter permease — translation MVVKAGRVAPFILPAPSVIWEQFWLSREVIWKTGLASGANALVGLVAGAVLGILAAMAASRFRFFGEASIPVAAALNALPIIALAPILNNMFDSTSSIPRRVVVAIVVFFPVFVNTLRGLRQVDPTHRELMDSYAAGGWTFTRLVRLPGALPFVFTGLRQASSLAVIAAVVAEYFGGLQDGLGSRITSAASNTAYPRAWAFVVGACVLGLVFYAAALGLEWLATPWRRSG, via the coding sequence GTGGTCGTCAAGGCCGGGCGGGTGGCGCCGTTCATCCTGCCGGCGCCGTCGGTGATCTGGGAGCAGTTCTGGCTCAGCCGCGAGGTGATCTGGAAGACCGGCCTCGCCAGCGGCGCCAACGCGCTCGTCGGCCTGGTCGCCGGCGCGGTGCTGGGCATCCTCGCGGCGATGGCGGCCAGCCGCTTCCGGTTCTTCGGCGAGGCGTCGATCCCGGTGGCCGCGGCCCTCAACGCGCTGCCGATCATCGCGCTCGCGCCGATCCTCAACAACATGTTCGACTCGACCAGCAGCATCCCCCGCCGCGTGGTGGTGGCGATCGTGGTCTTCTTCCCCGTGTTCGTCAACACCCTGCGCGGGCTGCGCCAGGTCGACCCCACCCACCGGGAGCTGATGGACAGCTACGCCGCCGGCGGCTGGACGTTCACCCGGCTGGTGCGGCTGCCCGGCGCGCTCCCGTTCGTGTTCACCGGTCTTCGCCAGGCGTCCTCCCTGGCGGTGATCGCGGCGGTGGTCGCGGAGTACTTCGGCGGTCTGCAGGACGGCCTCGGCTCCCGCATCACCTCGGCGGCCTCGAACACCGCGTACCCGCGCGCCTGGGCCTTCGTGGTCGGCGCGTGCGTGCTCGGTCTCGTCTTCTACGCCGCCGCGCTCGGACTGGAGTGGCTCGCCACGCCGTGGCGCCGCTCCGGATAA
- a CDS encoding ABC transporter ATP-binding protein, whose protein sequence is MTAAVELTGVGKVFNPGRPDQVAALTGVDLTVESGQFVSLIGPSGCGKSTLLRLVADLVPPTGGTVTVAGKPARKARLDQEYGIAFQQAGLFDWRTVQRNVELPLELRGASRTERRERAREMLDLVGLGDFAKHYPPQLSGGMQQRVAIARALAVHPPLLLMDEPFGALDEMTRERLQDELLRICARTGTSTIFVTHSIPEAVYLSDRVVVMSPRPGRITDVIEIDLGERTEATRQSAGFFAGITKVRRALRAPSEVPA, encoded by the coding sequence ATGACGGCCGCTGTGGAGCTGACCGGCGTCGGGAAGGTCTTCAACCCCGGCCGGCCGGACCAGGTCGCCGCGCTCACCGGCGTCGACCTGACCGTTGAGAGTGGACAGTTCGTGTCGCTGATCGGGCCGTCCGGCTGCGGCAAGTCCACGCTGCTGCGCCTCGTCGCCGACCTCGTGCCGCCGACCGGGGGCACCGTGACCGTCGCCGGAAAGCCGGCCCGCAAGGCGCGGCTGGACCAGGAGTACGGCATCGCCTTCCAGCAGGCCGGCCTCTTCGACTGGCGCACCGTGCAGCGCAACGTCGAGCTGCCGCTGGAGCTGCGCGGAGCGTCCCGCACCGAGCGGCGCGAGCGGGCCCGGGAGATGCTCGACCTCGTCGGGCTCGGCGACTTCGCCAAGCACTACCCGCCGCAGCTGTCCGGCGGCATGCAGCAGCGGGTGGCGATCGCGCGGGCGCTCGCGGTGCACCCGCCGCTGCTGCTGATGGACGAGCCGTTCGGCGCGCTCGACGAGATGACCCGCGAACGCCTGCAGGACGAGCTGCTGCGGATCTGCGCCCGCACCGGCACCAGCACGATCTTCGTCACCCACTCGATCCCCGAGGCCGTGTACCTGTCCGACCGGGTCGTCGTCATGTCGCCGCGGCCGGGCCGGATCACCGACGTCATCGAGATCGACCTCGGCGAGCGCACCGAGGCGACCCGCCAGTCAGCCGGCTTCTTCGCCGGCATCACCAAGGTGCGTCGCGCTCTCCGGGCGCCCTCGGAGGTGCCGGCATGA
- a CDS encoding ABC transporter permease, which produces MRGLRAVATGVAAILAAVLLWEAYKAVGADDGASLFGVRVLPRADDAAMPHVWDVVRRFGEPELTGGDPIALVVLRSCLFTLRSVAVGFGVGAAVGLVLAVAMQRFRVVERGLLPYVILSQTVPLIALAPAIAGWGGKLSLGSYPWQPWMSVATIAAYLAFFPVAVGMLRGLQSPPKVAEELMHSYAAGWWHTLLKLRLPASTPYLFPALRLAGAAAVVGAVVGEISTGTRGGIGRLVIEYSREATADPAKVYTAMVGAALLGLFVAALVGAAEFALNRRRAT; this is translated from the coding sequence ATGAGAGGGCTCCGCGCCGTCGCGACAGGTGTCGCGGCGATCCTCGCGGCGGTCCTGCTGTGGGAGGCGTACAAGGCGGTCGGTGCCGACGACGGCGCCTCGCTCTTCGGGGTGCGGGTGCTGCCGCGCGCCGACGACGCCGCGATGCCGCACGTGTGGGACGTGGTGCGCCGCTTCGGCGAGCCGGAGCTGACCGGCGGCGACCCCATCGCCCTGGTGGTGCTCAGGTCGTGCCTGTTCACGCTGCGCAGCGTCGCGGTGGGGTTCGGCGTCGGGGCGGCCGTCGGGCTGGTGCTGGCCGTCGCCATGCAGCGCTTCCGGGTGGTGGAGCGCGGCCTGCTGCCGTACGTGATCCTGTCGCAGACCGTGCCACTCATCGCGCTGGCGCCGGCCATCGCCGGGTGGGGCGGGAAGCTGTCGCTCGGCTCGTACCCGTGGCAGCCCTGGATGTCGGTCGCCACGATCGCGGCCTACCTGGCCTTCTTCCCGGTGGCGGTCGGCATGCTGCGCGGCCTGCAGTCGCCGCCGAAGGTGGCCGAGGAGCTGATGCACAGCTACGCGGCCGGGTGGTGGCACACGCTGCTCAAGCTGCGGCTGCCGGCCTCGACCCCCTACCTGTTCCCCGCGTTGCGGCTCGCGGGGGCCGCAGCCGTCGTCGGGGCCGTGGTCGGAGAGATCTCCACGGGTACCCGCGGCGGTATCGGCCGCCTCGTCATCGAGTACTCCCGGGAGGCGACCGCCGACCCGGCGAAGGTCTACACCGCGATGGTCGGCGCGGCGCTGCTCGGCCTGTTCGTCGCGGCGCTGGTGGGCGCCGCCGAGTTCGCACTCAACCGACGGAGGGCAACATGA